Proteins encoded by one window of Streptacidiphilus sp. PB12-B1b:
- a CDS encoding LysR family transcriptional regulator, whose translation MQLPDMNLLPALDALLREGSVTGAAAELNVSPSAMSRTLGRLRRVVGDPLLVPAGRGLALTPRARELRPRVEAALAQALAALQPPVPVDIAALEREFAVRASDAVLVVLGPAMTARIAREAPGVRLRILPEGTEDPANLRDRIDLDLGALPELPPDVRSCVLYRSGRHAVVLRADSPCLTDGQREMTLDQFVSLPHVAVSRRGRARGVVDQRLAELGLSRLVLATVPTHSAACFLALESDVLALLPREFAERAARAMPLAVLDAPLELPGMELGMAWHLRLEADPGHRWLREVVIGTARELMAGRDAATAPALPLP comes from the coding sequence GTGCAACTCCCGGACATGAACCTGCTGCCCGCCCTGGACGCCCTGCTGCGCGAGGGCAGCGTCACCGGCGCCGCAGCCGAGCTGAACGTCTCGCCGTCGGCGATGAGCCGGACGCTGGGGCGGCTGCGCCGGGTGGTCGGCGATCCGCTGCTGGTGCCGGCCGGGCGGGGGCTGGCGCTCACCCCGCGCGCCCGCGAGCTGCGCCCCCGGGTGGAGGCCGCGCTGGCCCAGGCACTGGCGGCGCTGCAGCCGCCGGTGCCGGTCGACATCGCCGCCCTGGAGCGGGAGTTCGCCGTCCGGGCCAGTGACGCGGTGCTGGTGGTGCTGGGCCCGGCGATGACCGCGCGGATCGCCCGGGAGGCCCCGGGCGTGCGGCTGAGGATCCTGCCGGAGGGCACGGAGGATCCGGCAAACCTGCGCGACCGGATCGATCTGGACCTCGGCGCGCTGCCGGAGCTGCCGCCGGACGTCCGCAGCTGTGTGCTGTACCGCAGCGGCCGGCACGCGGTGGTGCTGCGCGCCGACTCCCCCTGCCTCACCGACGGGCAACGGGAGATGACGCTCGACCAGTTCGTCTCGCTGCCGCATGTCGCGGTCTCACGCCGGGGCCGGGCCCGGGGCGTGGTGGACCAGCGGCTGGCCGAACTCGGCCTGAGCCGACTGGTGCTGGCGACCGTGCCGACCCACAGCGCGGCCTGCTTCCTGGCCCTGGAGTCGGACGTACTGGCGCTGCTGCCACGGGAGTTCGCCGAGCGCGCGGCGCGGGCGATGCCGCTGGCGGTGCTGGACGCCCCGCTGGAACTCCCGGGCATGGAGCTGGGCATGGCCTGGCACCTGCGGCTGGAGGCGGACCCGGGGCACCGGTGGCTGCGCGAGGTGGTCATCGGCACGGCCCGGGAGTTGATGGCGGGGAGGGACGCAGCGACGGCGCCCGCCCTTCCCCTTCCCTGA
- a CDS encoding pyrimidine reductase family protein, translating into MRRLLPQHPDVTDLTSLEGLAQAYAYPEATGGGTGPDGAPRPGTPWLRGNMVSSLDGAAQLDGLSEGLSSAADKRIFGVLRALADVVVVGAETVRAEGYRPARAREQFAAARAARGVGPAPAVAVVSARLDLDLTLPLFTAPLVPTTVVTCANAPAEALRAVRAAADVIIAGEERVDPALAVAALAERGWTRQLTEGGPTLLGQFVAAGVLDELCLSLAPLLAVGDSPRIAHGAAGPGAAAAAEQMDLVALLEEKGFLFARYTRSVTGAA; encoded by the coding sequence ATGCGCCGACTGCTTCCCCAGCACCCCGATGTGACGGACCTCACCAGCCTGGAGGGGCTGGCCCAGGCGTACGCGTACCCCGAGGCCACCGGCGGCGGCACCGGCCCGGACGGCGCACCGCGCCCGGGCACGCCCTGGCTGCGCGGCAACATGGTCTCCAGCCTGGACGGCGCGGCCCAGCTGGACGGGCTCTCCGAGGGCCTGTCCTCGGCGGCCGACAAGCGGATCTTCGGGGTGCTGCGGGCGCTGGCGGACGTCGTGGTGGTGGGCGCGGAGACGGTGCGGGCCGAGGGCTACCGCCCGGCGCGGGCGCGCGAGCAGTTCGCGGCAGCCCGGGCCGCGCGGGGCGTGGGCCCGGCACCGGCCGTGGCGGTGGTCTCGGCCCGGCTGGATCTGGATCTGACGCTGCCGCTGTTCACCGCGCCGCTGGTGCCGACGACGGTGGTGACCTGCGCGAACGCACCGGCCGAGGCGCTGCGGGCGGTGCGCGCGGCGGCCGATGTGATCATCGCCGGGGAGGAGCGGGTGGACCCGGCCCTGGCGGTGGCGGCGCTGGCCGAGCGCGGCTGGACCCGGCAGCTGACCGAGGGCGGGCCGACCCTGCTGGGCCAGTTCGTCGCGGCGGGCGTGCTGGACGAGCTGTGCCTGTCGCTGGCCCCGCTGCTGGCCGTCGGCGACTCGCCGCGGATCGCGCACGGGGCAGCGGGCCCGGGAGCCGCGGCAGCGGCCGAACAGATGGATCTTGTTGCGCTACTCGAGGAGAAAGGTTTCCTCTTTGCGCGCTACACCCGTAGCGTGACTGGTGCCGCATAA
- a CDS encoding cold-shock protein — MATGTVKWFNAEKGFGFIEQDGGGADVFAHYSNINAQGFRELLEGQKVEFDVTQGQKGPQAENIRPL; from the coding sequence ATGGCCACCGGTACCGTCAAGTGGTTCAACGCCGAAAAGGGCTTCGGCTTCATCGAGCAGGACGGCGGCGGCGCCGACGTCTTCGCCCACTACTCGAACATCAACGCCCAGGGCTTCCGCGAGCTCCTCGAGGGCCAGAAGGTGGAGTTCGACGTCACCCAGGGCCAGAAGGGCCCGCAGGCCGAGAACATCCGCCCGCTGTAA
- a CDS encoding MFS transporter has product MIDTRRRRTALLVAGCFFMEMLDGTIVSTAAPQIGASLHTAPASVGLVITSYLLTVATLIPLSGWLALRFGPRRILLGAIALFTLASLACAGCDSLGQLVAMRVLQGVGGAMMVPVGRMAVLGRAEKPDIPRLMAYIVWPGLVAPVVAPLAGGVITTYADWHWLFLVNLPLGAAAFAVAWRLVTPGPRQSPPPLDWAGVLLSCAGLAGATWTAHLFSESRTPWATAAALAALSALALAAAARHLLRTPHPLVNLRVLADRGLRSSVVGGSLYWLVVGAVPFLLPLLFEEVFGWSAVKSGAVVLFVFVGNIGIKPATTGLLNRYGFRPLLVLSTACLAATVVGFAFLTAGTPVALIAALAAVSGAARSVGLTGYSVLAMSEIPPERMSDANTLSATFSQTAAGFGVAVATVGLRLGGEIGSAPGTAYGTAFGLLALLALLATADAVRLHPTAGDAVRHRAAGSAPQPAAEPRPTGAGG; this is encoded by the coding sequence ATGATCGACACTCGGCGCCGGCGTACGGCCCTGCTCGTCGCCGGCTGCTTCTTCATGGAGATGCTGGACGGCACCATCGTCTCCACCGCCGCGCCGCAGATCGGGGCCTCGCTGCACACCGCCCCGGCCTCGGTCGGGCTGGTGATCACCTCCTACCTGCTGACCGTGGCCACCCTGATCCCGCTCAGCGGCTGGCTGGCGCTGCGCTTCGGCCCCCGGCGCATCCTGCTCGGCGCGATCGCCCTGTTCACCCTCGCCTCGCTGGCCTGCGCGGGCTGCGACAGCCTGGGCCAACTGGTGGCCATGCGGGTGCTCCAGGGCGTCGGCGGCGCGATGATGGTCCCGGTCGGACGCATGGCGGTGCTCGGCCGGGCCGAGAAGCCGGACATACCCCGGCTGATGGCCTACATCGTCTGGCCCGGCCTGGTCGCCCCGGTGGTCGCGCCCCTGGCCGGCGGGGTGATCACCACCTACGCCGACTGGCACTGGCTGTTCCTGGTGAACCTGCCGCTGGGCGCCGCCGCCTTCGCCGTCGCCTGGCGGCTGGTCACCCCCGGCCCCCGGCAGAGCCCGCCGCCGCTGGACTGGGCCGGGGTGCTGCTCAGCTGCGCCGGACTGGCCGGGGCCACCTGGACCGCGCACCTGTTCTCCGAGAGCCGCACCCCCTGGGCGACCGCCGCCGCCCTGGCCGCGCTCTCCGCACTGGCCCTGGCCGCCGCCGCCCGGCACCTGCTGCGCACCCCGCACCCGCTGGTCAACCTGCGCGTCCTGGCCGACCGGGGACTGCGCTCCTCGGTCGTCGGCGGCTCGCTGTACTGGCTGGTGGTCGGGGCGGTGCCGTTCCTGCTGCCGCTGCTGTTCGAAGAGGTCTTCGGCTGGAGCGCGGTGAAGTCCGGCGCGGTGGTGCTGTTCGTGTTCGTCGGCAACATCGGCATCAAGCCCGCCACCACCGGCCTGCTGAACCGCTACGGCTTCCGGCCGCTGCTGGTCCTCAGCACCGCGTGCCTGGCGGCGACCGTGGTCGGCTTCGCCTTCCTCACCGCAGGCACACCGGTGGCGCTGATCGCGGCGCTGGCCGCGGTCAGCGGCGCGGCCCGCTCGGTCGGCCTGACCGGCTACTCGGTGCTGGCCATGAGCGAGATCCCGCCGGAGCGGATGAGCGACGCCAACACCCTCTCGGCGACCTTCTCGCAGACGGCGGCCGGATTCGGGGTCGCCGTCGCCACCGTCGGGCTGCGGCTCGGCGGCGAGATCGGCTCCGCCCCGGGCACCGCCTACGGAACGGCCTTCGGACTGCTGGCGCTGCTCGCCCTGCTGGCCACCGCCGACGCGGTCCGGCTGCACCCAACGGCCGGGGACGCCGTCCGTCACCGCGCCGCAGGATCAGCCCCGCAGCCGGCCGCCGAACCCCGCCCCACCGGCGCGGGCGGGTAG
- a CDS encoding DUF2079 domain-containing protein: MGTTVNIPGADTAPPIDTSPPGRLRERAVGRWPHLALGAAFCAAWTVLSVARYLRFGAQEWDLAIFTQGVRGYAHLGAPVSDIKGPGFSLLGDHFSPIIAVLAPFYRVFPSAVTLLVAQAVLFAVSVVVVSVTAEQLTTRAKGLAVGAAYGLSWGLQRAVDADFHEIAFAVPIIAVVARQLLLKRWDRAAWWSLPLLLVKEDMGLTVAAVGVLLLLNRRWQSGALLVSGGVAAVSVIVYRVIPWFAPDHHYAYFTALPGGSAAHAHLGSMLLGLVWPVVKWRTVAWVVGITGLLCLRSPLMVLALPTLGWRFASSDQSYWGTAWHYSAVLMPVVFLAAVDGMVRLERSGPPWARAYARQGVPLMVGAAVAVSAAMSLTLSELADPATYQGGAHAAALRAADRLIPDGATVETGNPQLAALASRCTVFWPGGDPVAPQYITLDLAWWSPGMTPVAYAEMAHRGSVYVQTFDQQQVVVLRRVG; encoded by the coding sequence ATGGGCACCACCGTGAACATACCCGGGGCGGACACGGCTCCGCCCATCGACACCTCACCGCCCGGGCGCCTGCGGGAGCGCGCCGTCGGCCGGTGGCCGCACCTGGCGCTCGGCGCGGCGTTCTGCGCGGCCTGGACCGTGCTCTCGGTCGCCCGCTACCTGCGCTTCGGGGCCCAGGAGTGGGATCTGGCGATCTTCACCCAGGGCGTGCGCGGCTACGCCCACCTGGGAGCGCCGGTCTCCGACATCAAGGGCCCCGGCTTCAGCCTGCTGGGCGACCACTTCTCGCCCATCATCGCGGTACTGGCCCCGTTCTACCGGGTGTTCCCGTCCGCGGTCACCCTGCTGGTCGCCCAGGCCGTGCTGTTCGCCGTCTCCGTGGTGGTGGTCTCCGTCACCGCCGAGCAGCTGACCACCCGCGCCAAGGGGCTGGCGGTCGGTGCCGCGTACGGGCTCTCCTGGGGGCTGCAGCGCGCGGTGGACGCGGACTTCCACGAGATCGCCTTCGCCGTCCCGATCATCGCCGTGGTGGCGCGGCAGCTGCTGCTGAAGCGCTGGGACCGGGCCGCCTGGTGGTCGCTGCCGCTGCTGCTGGTCAAGGAGGACATGGGGCTGACCGTCGCCGCCGTGGGCGTGCTGCTGCTGCTCAACCGGCGCTGGCAGAGCGGCGCGCTGCTGGTCTCCGGCGGGGTCGCGGCGGTGTCGGTGATCGTCTACCGGGTGATCCCCTGGTTCGCCCCCGACCACCACTACGCCTACTTCACCGCCCTGCCCGGCGGCAGCGCCGCCCATGCCCACCTCGGCTCGATGCTGCTGGGCCTGGTGTGGCCGGTGGTCAAGTGGCGCACGGTGGCCTGGGTGGTCGGCATCACCGGGCTGCTCTGCCTGCGCTCCCCGCTGATGGTGCTGGCCCTGCCGACGCTCGGCTGGCGCTTCGCCTCCTCCGACCAGTCGTACTGGGGCACCGCCTGGCACTACAGCGCGGTGCTCATGCCGGTGGTGTTCCTGGCGGCGGTGGACGGCATGGTCCGGCTGGAGCGGTCCGGCCCGCCCTGGGCGCGCGCCTACGCGCGGCAGGGGGTGCCGCTGATGGTCGGCGCGGCGGTGGCGGTCAGCGCCGCCATGTCGCTGACGCTGTCGGAGCTGGCCGACCCGGCGACGTACCAGGGCGGCGCGCACGCGGCGGCACTGCGCGCGGCCGACCGGCTGATCCCGGACGGCGCCACGGTGGAGACCGGCAATCCGCAGCTGGCCGCGCTGGCCTCGCGCTGCACCGTGTTCTGGCCCGGCGGCGATCCGGTGGCCCCGCAGTACATCACCCTGGACCTGGCCTGGTGGTCGCCGGGGATGACCCCGGTGGCCTACGCGGAGATGGCCCACCGCGGCTCGGTCTACGTCCAGACCTTCGACCAGCAGCAGGTGGTGGTGCTGCGCCGGGTCGGCTGA
- a CDS encoding antitoxin, producing MLEGSAFREEVVMSVMDKLKDMLKGHESQAHQGVEKAGDMVDKKTGDKYKSQVDMVQGRLDQQIGGQPPAAQPPTGQPPAAQPPTDPQP from the coding sequence ATGCTGGAGGGGTCAGCATTCCGCGAGGAGGTCGTCATGTCGGTGATGGACAAGCTGAAAGACATGCTCAAGGGCCACGAGAGCCAGGCCCACCAGGGAGTCGAGAAGGCCGGGGACATGGTCGACAAGAAGACCGGCGACAAGTACAAGAGCCAGGTCGACATGGTCCAGGGCAGGCTCGACCAGCAGATCGGCGGCCAGCCCCCGGCGGCCCAGCCCCCGACCGGCCAGCCTCCGGCGGCCCAGCCGCCGACCGACCCGCAGCCCTAG
- the uvrB gene encoding excinuclease ABC subunit UvrB yields the protein MRPITDLERTVAPFEVVSPYQPSGDQPTAIADLERRIRAGEQDVVLLGATGTGKSATTAWMIEKLQRPTLVMAPNKTLAAQLANEFRELLPNNAVEYFVSYYDYYQPEAYIAQTDTYIEKDSSINEEVERLRHSATNSLLTRRDVVVVASVSCIYGLGTPQEYVDRMVRLRVGEEIDRDALLRRFVDIQYARNDVAFTRGTFRVRGDTIEIFPVYEELAVRIEMFGDEIEALTTLHPLTGEVISEDRELFVFPASHYVAGPERMERAIAGIEAELEQTLATMEKQGKLLEAQRLRMRTTYDIEMMRQIGTCSGIENYSRHIDGRDQGSAPNTLMDFFPEDFLLVIDESHVTVPQIGAMYEGDASRKRALVEHGFRLPSAMDNRPLKWEEFLERIGQTVYLSATPGPFELSRGNGQVDQIIRPTGLIDPEVVIKPTEGQIDDLIHEIRLRTERDERVLVTTLTKKMSEDLTDYMLNLDIRVRYLHSDIDTLRRVELLRELRAGEYDVLIGINLLREGLDLPEVSLVSILDADKEGFLRSGTSLIQTIGRAARNVSGQVHMYADRITPAMEKAIDETNRRRAIQQAYNAEHGIDPQPLRKRIGDILDSIAREDVDTGELLSSGYRQSAKGGVRGGRAPVPALGASAKRDSKGLPAAELADIITELTERMHTAAAELQFEVAARLRDEVNELKKELRQMREAGVA from the coding sequence GTGAGACCCATCACCGATCTTGAGCGAACCGTGGCGCCCTTCGAGGTCGTCAGTCCCTACCAGCCCAGCGGCGACCAGCCCACCGCCATCGCCGACCTGGAACGCCGCATCCGCGCGGGCGAGCAGGACGTCGTCCTGCTCGGCGCCACCGGCACCGGCAAGTCCGCCACCACCGCCTGGATGATCGAGAAGCTCCAGCGGCCGACCCTGGTGATGGCGCCGAACAAGACGCTGGCCGCGCAGCTCGCCAACGAGTTCCGCGAGCTGCTGCCCAACAACGCCGTCGAGTACTTCGTCTCGTACTACGACTACTACCAGCCCGAGGCGTACATCGCCCAGACGGACACCTACATCGAGAAGGACTCCTCCATCAACGAGGAGGTGGAGCGGCTGCGCCACTCCGCCACCAACTCGCTGCTCACCCGGCGCGACGTCGTGGTGGTGGCCTCGGTGTCGTGCATCTACGGCCTGGGCACCCCGCAGGAGTACGTCGACCGGATGGTCCGGCTCCGGGTCGGCGAGGAGATCGACCGGGACGCCCTGCTGCGGCGCTTCGTGGACATCCAGTACGCCCGCAACGACGTCGCCTTCACCCGCGGCACCTTCCGGGTGCGCGGCGACACCATCGAGATCTTCCCGGTCTACGAGGAGCTGGCCGTCCGGATCGAGATGTTCGGCGACGAGATCGAGGCGCTGACCACGCTGCACCCGCTCACCGGCGAGGTCATCAGCGAGGACCGCGAGCTGTTCGTCTTTCCGGCCTCCCACTACGTGGCGGGCCCGGAGCGGATGGAGCGCGCCATCGCCGGGATCGAGGCCGAGCTGGAGCAGACGCTGGCCACCATGGAGAAGCAGGGCAAGCTGCTGGAGGCCCAGCGGCTGCGGATGCGCACCACCTACGACATCGAGATGATGCGGCAGATCGGCACCTGCTCCGGCATCGAGAACTACTCCCGGCACATCGACGGCCGCGACCAGGGCTCCGCGCCCAACACCCTGATGGACTTCTTCCCGGAGGACTTCCTCCTGGTCATCGACGAGTCCCACGTCACGGTCCCGCAGATCGGCGCCATGTACGAGGGGGACGCCTCGCGCAAGCGCGCCCTGGTCGAGCACGGCTTCCGGCTGCCCTCGGCCATGGACAACCGCCCGCTCAAGTGGGAGGAGTTCCTGGAGCGCATCGGCCAGACCGTCTACCTCTCGGCCACCCCTGGACCCTTCGAACTGTCGCGCGGAAACGGCCAGGTCGACCAGATCATCCGGCCCACCGGGCTGATCGACCCGGAGGTCGTGATCAAGCCCACCGAGGGCCAGATCGACGACCTGATCCACGAGATCCGGCTGCGCACCGAGCGGGACGAGCGGGTACTGGTCACCACGCTCACCAAGAAGATGTCCGAGGACCTCACCGACTACATGCTCAACCTCGACATCCGGGTCCGCTACCTGCACAGCGACATCGACACGCTGCGCCGGGTCGAGCTGCTGCGCGAGCTGCGGGCCGGCGAGTACGACGTCCTGATCGGCATCAACCTGCTCCGCGAGGGCCTGGACCTGCCCGAGGTCTCGCTGGTCTCGATCCTGGACGCCGACAAGGAGGGCTTCCTGCGCTCCGGCACCTCCCTCATCCAGACCATCGGCCGCGCCGCCCGCAACGTCTCCGGCCAGGTCCACATGTACGCGGACCGGATCACCCCGGCGATGGAGAAGGCCATCGACGAGACCAACCGGCGCCGCGCCATCCAGCAGGCGTACAACGCCGAGCACGGCATCGACCCGCAGCCGCTGCGCAAGCGGATCGGGGACATCCTGGACTCCATCGCCCGCGAGGACGTCGACACCGGCGAGCTGCTGAGCAGCGGCTACCGGCAGAGCGCCAAGGGCGGCGTCCGGGGCGGCCGGGCCCCGGTGCCCGCGCTGGGGGCGTCCGCCAAGCGCGACAGCAAGGGGCTGCCCGCCGCCGAGCTGGCCGACATCATCACCGAGCTGACGGAGCGGATGCACACCGCCGCCGCCGAGCTGCAGTTCGAGGTCGCCGCCCGGCTGCGGGACGAGGTCAACGAACTCAAGAAGGAGCTGCGGCAGATGCGCGAGGCGGGCGTGGCCTGA
- a CDS encoding cold-shock protein: MATGTVKWFNAEKGFGFIEQDGGGADVFAHYSNINAQGFRELLEGQKVEFEVTQGQKGPQAENIRVI; this comes from the coding sequence ATGGCCACCGGTACCGTGAAGTGGTTCAACGCCGAAAAGGGTTTCGGCTTCATCGAGCAGGACGGCGGCGGCGCTGACGTCTTCGCTCACTACTCGAACATCAACGCGCAGGGCTTCCGTGAGCTGCTCGAGGGCCAGAAGGTCGAGTTCGAGGTCACCCAGGGCCAGAAGGGCCCGCAGGCCGAGAACATCCGCGTCATCTGA
- the zapE gene encoding cell division protein ZapE, which produces MSLSARTPVVPADRLVAEMVPPPRFMEARFATYLPDPAQPSQSEAVTVLEGFAATLGRSGGAGGSGAGRKRWFGRSAPAAGGPGGIYLDGGYGVGKTHLLASLWHAAPGPKAFGTFVELTNLVGALGFQHAVQALSGHSLLCIDEFELDDPGDTVLVSTLLSRLAEAGVKLAATSNTLPGKLGEGRFAAADFLREIQGLSSRFRSVRIDGQDYRHRGLPQAPPPYGDAEVAGLAARLGPGVSFDGFGELLAHLAVVHPSKYGALLDGVETVCLTGVRPVEDQSTALRLVVLADRMYDRELPVIASGAPFDAVFSEEMLNGGYRKKYLRAVSRLVALAREGGRAATPAS; this is translated from the coding sequence ATATCCCTGAGCGCGCGGACGCCGGTGGTGCCCGCCGACCGCCTGGTCGCCGAGATGGTGCCGCCGCCGCGCTTCATGGAGGCGCGCTTCGCCACCTACCTGCCGGATCCGGCGCAGCCCAGCCAGAGCGAGGCCGTGACCGTCCTCGAAGGCTTCGCGGCCACGCTGGGCCGATCCGGTGGCGCCGGCGGCTCCGGTGCGGGCCGCAAGCGCTGGTTCGGCCGCAGCGCCCCGGCCGCCGGCGGCCCCGGCGGCATCTACCTGGACGGCGGCTACGGCGTCGGCAAGACCCACCTGCTGGCCTCGCTGTGGCACGCCGCGCCGGGCCCCAAGGCGTTCGGCACCTTCGTGGAGCTGACCAACCTGGTCGGCGCGCTCGGCTTCCAGCACGCCGTGCAGGCGCTCTCCGGGCACAGCCTGCTCTGCATCGACGAGTTCGAGCTGGACGACCCGGGCGACACCGTGCTGGTCTCCACCCTGCTCAGCCGGCTGGCCGAGGCCGGGGTCAAGCTGGCCGCGACCTCCAACACGCTGCCCGGCAAGCTCGGTGAGGGCCGCTTCGCCGCCGCCGACTTCCTGCGCGAGATACAGGGCCTGTCGTCGCGCTTCCGCAGCGTCCGCATCGACGGCCAGGACTACCGGCACCGCGGGCTGCCCCAGGCCCCGCCGCCGTACGGCGACGCCGAGGTCGCCGGGCTGGCCGCGCGGCTCGGCCCGGGCGTCTCCTTCGACGGCTTCGGCGAGCTGCTGGCCCACCTCGCGGTGGTCCACCCCAGCAAGTACGGGGCGCTGCTGGACGGCGTGGAGACGGTCTGCCTGACCGGCGTGCGGCCGGTCGAGGACCAGAGCACCGCGCTGCGGCTGGTGGTGCTGGCGGACCGGATGTACGACCGCGAGCTGCCGGTGATCGCCTCCGGCGCCCCCTTCGACGCCGTCTTCAGCGAGGAGATGCTGAACGGCGGCTACCGCAAGAAGTACCTGCGGGCGGTGTCGCGGCTGGTGGCGCTGGCCCGGGAGGGCGGCCGGGCGGCCACCCCGGCCTCCTAG
- a CDS encoding TerD family protein: protein MSVSLSKGQSVSLQKSGGGSLSVVRMGLGWQAAPRRGLFGSKSRQIDLDASAVMFAERQLADVVFFQHLVSNDGSVRHTGDNLTGGAGGEDDESIVVDLARVPEHVTQIVFTVNSYTGQTFAEVRQAHCRLVDESSGQELARYSLSGGGAHTGQVMAKVMRDADGGWQMAAIGAPARGRTFQDMLPAITPYL from the coding sequence ATGTCGGTGAGCCTGAGCAAGGGACAGAGCGTCAGCCTGCAGAAGTCCGGCGGCGGTTCGCTCTCCGTGGTGCGGATGGGCCTGGGCTGGCAGGCTGCTCCGCGGCGCGGGCTGTTCGGCAGCAAGTCGCGGCAGATCGACCTGGACGCCTCGGCGGTCATGTTCGCCGAGCGCCAGCTGGCCGACGTGGTGTTCTTCCAGCACCTGGTCAGCAACGACGGCTCGGTCCGGCACACCGGGGACAACCTGACCGGCGGCGCCGGCGGGGAGGACGACGAGTCGATCGTGGTCGACCTGGCGCGGGTTCCCGAGCACGTCACGCAGATCGTCTTCACGGTGAACTCCTACACCGGGCAGACCTTCGCGGAGGTCCGCCAGGCGCACTGCCGGCTGGTGGACGAGAGCAGCGGCCAGGAGCTGGCCCGCTACAGCCTGAGCGGCGGCGGCGCGCACACCGGCCAGGTGATGGCCAAGGTGATGCGCGACGCCGACGGCGGCTGGCAGATGGCGGCGATCGGCGCCCCCGCGCGCGGCCGGACGTTCCAGGACATGCTGCCCGCCATCACGCCCTACCTCTGA
- a CDS encoding TerC family protein, with amino-acid sequence MDVSMALWATTIAVLVALIAADFFIGGRKPHEVSLKEAGIWTGVWIALAVAFGGFLWWHSGATPAGQFFAGYITEKSLSVDNLFVFVLIMAKFAVPAAYQQRVLMIGVLIALVLRAVFIAAGAAIIAGFSWVFFIFGAFLIWTAWKLIKEARAERSHDAGAEPEAYQENAVLRAVEKRFPVADRYHGTKLLIRKNGRRMATPMLIVILAVGTTDVLFAMDSIPAIFGLTQDPYIVFTANAFALMGLRQLYFLIGGLLKRLVHLSYGLSVILGFIGVKLLLHALHEAGVHAAPEIGIPFSLAFIVVVLAVTTATSLVASRREQAAERD; translated from the coding sequence ATGGACGTCTCCATGGCCCTGTGGGCCACCACGATCGCGGTGCTGGTCGCCCTGATCGCCGCCGACTTCTTCATCGGCGGGCGCAAGCCGCACGAGGTCTCCCTGAAGGAGGCCGGAATCTGGACCGGCGTCTGGATCGCCCTGGCGGTCGCCTTCGGTGGCTTCCTGTGGTGGCACTCCGGGGCCACTCCGGCCGGGCAGTTCTTCGCCGGGTACATCACCGAGAAGTCGCTGAGCGTCGACAACCTCTTCGTCTTCGTGCTGATCATGGCGAAGTTCGCGGTGCCCGCCGCCTACCAGCAGCGGGTGCTGATGATCGGCGTGCTGATCGCACTGGTCCTGCGGGCGGTCTTCATCGCCGCCGGGGCCGCGATCATCGCCGGCTTCTCCTGGGTGTTCTTCATCTTCGGCGCCTTCCTGATCTGGACCGCCTGGAAGCTCATCAAGGAGGCCCGGGCCGAGCGGAGCCACGACGCCGGCGCCGAGCCGGAGGCCTACCAGGAGAACGCGGTGCTGCGGGCCGTCGAGAAGCGCTTCCCGGTGGCCGACCGCTACCACGGCACCAAGCTGCTGATCAGGAAGAACGGCCGGCGGATGGCCACGCCGATGCTGATCGTCATCCTGGCCGTCGGCACCACCGACGTGCTGTTCGCCATGGACTCCATTCCGGCGATCTTCGGTCTCACCCAGGACCCGTACATCGTCTTCACCGCCAACGCCTTCGCGCTGATGGGGCTGCGCCAGCTGTACTTCCTGATCGGCGGGCTGCTGAAGCGGCTGGTGCACCTCTCCTACGGGCTGTCGGTGATCCTCGGCTTCATCGGCGTGAAGCTGCTGCTGCACGCCCTGCACGAGGCGGGCGTGCACGCCGCGCCGGAGATCGGCATCCCCTTCTCGCTGGCCTTCATCGTCGTGGTCCTGGCGGTCACCACCGCCACCAGCCTGGTCGCCTCGCGCCGGGAGCAAGCCGCCGAGCGGGACTAA
- a CDS encoding putative quinol monooxygenase, protein MSVVLTATVHPAPGRLDEVLAAFARHVGTVHQEPGCELYALHVSGDDIVLIEKWAGEEQLQRHSQGAALAALNAELTGLLAGPADLVQLTPHPAGEPAKGAL, encoded by the coding sequence ATGAGCGTCGTCCTCACCGCGACCGTCCACCCCGCGCCCGGACGGTTGGACGAGGTGCTGGCTGCTTTCGCCCGCCATGTCGGCACGGTCCACCAGGAGCCCGGCTGCGAGCTGTACGCGCTGCACGTCAGCGGCGACGACATCGTGCTGATCGAGAAGTGGGCCGGTGAGGAGCAGTTGCAGCGCCACAGCCAGGGCGCGGCCCTGGCCGCGCTGAACGCGGAGCTGACCGGTCTGCTGGCCGGCCCGGCCGATCTGGTGCAGCTGACCCCGCACCCGGCGGGGGAGCCGGCCAAGGGCGCGCTGTAG
- a CDS encoding cold-shock protein: MASGTVKWFNAEKGFGFIAQDGGGADVFAHYSNINAQGFRELQEGQKVEFDVAQGQKGPQAENITVI; encoded by the coding sequence ATGGCCAGTGGCACCGTGAAGTGGTTCAACGCCGAAAAGGGCTTCGGCTTCATCGCCCAGGACGGCGGCGGCGCCGACGTCTTCGCGCACTACTCGAACATCAACGCGCAGGGCTTCCGCGAGCTGCAGGAGGGCCAGAAGGTCGAGTTCGACGTCGCGCAGGGCCAGAAGGGCCCGCAGGCCGAGAACATCACCGTCATCTGA